The following are encoded together in the Strongyloides ratti genome assembly S_ratti_ED321, chromosome : 2 genome:
- a CDS encoding Aldehyde dehydrogenase NAD(P)-dependent family and Aldehyde dehydrogenase domain and Aldehyde/histidinol dehydrogenase domain and Aldehyde dehydrogenase, N-terminal domain and Aldehyde dehydrogenase, C-terminal domain-containing protein: MCCKPINYSYHTFLQSELKMNFKEIVDKLRENFNDGCIESYEKRKEQLLQLRKLLVDNEKEFIEALWKDLHKSEQETLLYETQFIVEEIDQTISELKKWMASKKVSKNILQIIDGAYTKSEALGVVLIIGAWNFPVQLLLGPMIGAIAAGNAVVLKPSELAVHTSSLISKLIPSYLSPDIVSVVTGGPEETTSLLNNRFDHIFFTGSYSVGKIIYKAAAEHLTPITLELGGKCPVIIDDGVDINIVARRLAWGKLTNCGQICVAADYVLMVNKNKEQFIKVFKDSIKEFYGENIQESPDYCRIINERHFDRIIKLLNDTKGNVIIGGDSDKNNLYISPTVVDNVKEDDSLMSEELFAPILPIMDVESIDKAIEFIKKKSKPLSLYLFSNNQVNINKVLNKTSSGNVLINDLLLNMCCEHLPFGGVGNSGFGRYHGKYTFDTFSHEKAVLHRTTWFENVLFMRYPPYGDYKINWAKRISKKIKVPF; the protein is encoded by the exons atGTGTTGTAAGccaataaattattcttatCATACCTTTTTGC AGTCAGAGCT GAAGATGAATTTCAAAGAAATTGTTGACAAACTTcgtgaaaattttaatgatggTTGTATTGAAAGTTATGAAAAAAGGAAAGAACAACTTCTTcaattaagaaaattattagttgataatgaaaaagaatttattgaAGCTTTGTGGAAAGATCTACATAAAAGTGAACAagaaacattattatatgaaACTCAATTTATTGTTGAAGAAATTGATCAAACTATCtctgaattaaaaaaatggatggcttcaaaaaaagtaagtaaaaatattttacaaattattgATGGTGCATATACTAAAAGTGAAGCATTGGGAGTAGTTTTAATTATTGGTGCATGGAACTTCCCTGTTCAATTACTTCTTGGACCTATGATCGGAGCTATTGCTGCTGGAAATGCAGTTGTATTGAAACCATCTGAATTAGCAGTACATACTAGTAGTTTAATATCTAAACTTATACCATCATATCTTTCTCCTGATATTGTTTCTGTTGTAACTGGTGGACCAGAAGAAACGACAtctcttttaaataatcgtTTCGatcacattttttttacaggTAGTTATTCTGttggaaaaattatttacaaagcAGCTGCTGAACATTTAACACCTATTACCTTAGAGTTAGGAGGAAAATGCCCAGTAATTATTGATGATGGTGtagatataaatatagtGGCTAGAAGATTAGCGTGGGGGAAGCTTACAAATTGTGGACAAATATGTGTTGCAGCGGATTATGTATTAatggtaaataaaaataaagaacaATTTATCAAAGTTTTTAAAGATAGCattaaagaattttatgGTGAAAATATTCAAGAAAGTCCTGATTATTGtagaataataaatgaaCGACATTTTGatagaataattaaattattaaatgataccAAAGGAAATGTTATTATTGGAGGAGATTCTgacaaaaacaatttatatatttcccCAACAGTTGTTGATAATGTTAAAGAAGATGACTCATTAATGAGTGAAGAACTTTTTGCTCCTATTTTACCAATTATGGATGTTGAATCAATTGATAAGGCTattgaatttattaaaaagaaatcaaAACCTTTATCTTTATATCTTTTCTCTAATAATCAagttaatattaacaaaGTTCTCAATAAAACCTCATCTGGAAATGTATTGATAAATGATTTGCTATTAAATATGTGTTGTGAACATTTACCATTTGGTGGTGTTGGAAATTCTGGATTTGGAAGATATCATGGAAAATATACTTTTGATACATTTTCTCATGAAAAAGCTGTCCTCCATCGTACAACATGGTTTGAAAATGTTCTTTTTATGAGATATCCACCATATGGAgattacaaaattaattgGGCCAAAagaatatctaaaaaaataaaagttccTTTCTAA
- a CDS encoding Pleckstrin homology domain and Pleckstrin homology-like domain-containing protein, producing the protein MPEEEATCSSLRKKSTVTITGYCNFKCFMKKIVTYVELSNEALEVYESEKMYKKKKIPKIIIVLSHVFNVSDHWDPKLKRCINITTPDDVFLLKFKDDEMDSWLNELKEAIVAARACEFQRPFFIEQFFEAVWEGVIVGNPKVKKKMTKYDKVPNICAKSTELNNRVIRLCYYPHSVIVCNRGITIQTNDLPESEFPPFPKSQFIEIEKIYLSNYGSQENYVILRMGRSSTYGCCEIWIKMENNLVAENAHNKLSSIIERQKEKRNFIFHGQPNSEMEKSYQMLTKNENYAPDEEAEHRARFNSFDGNAEMYSAYQKLVKNKMREEEQNKCDILPNSIPSVVGNDEPKRNDENMKQGNKSPDNVERKSSGLKIFNPLSLIKDRTFSMKGKNYNKDKSIDEIQNDNENKKKYPSNDDYQFPQPFNTWQMQISQISKNNIKLFEDTETEDSGGTLKFVEQEEILSNKSGETINPDSIDFTTNNSDIYCKDDYIDMHTTINNEMIEEEEEEEERLEECIYDENLSPGECYNGIHTDSSMSCQSSICSVLGVDDEEILSHSSSISSKRHADFLNSTNEDLRNSLGRCIHYDDEGEYTPMDSNPSYNSPTHLSVPNSYDHHDDQRNLNYDSSDSCYSSIQATNSGRSHGTRTDSFSTNIHSRTSTMSSSASSYATKHIYHSTLNGRKNTIHGTSGFTTKSNQVNAILESDISIKDNQDIEIISDPRKRAFSLGSKNLLASKWGNKISQIGRENISTITSQNSQKNLSNGGFECFSGKTLLPIKNSQSSGDVQSNIKINSSTNSLKSNRSGSINSTTSSVSSKTTEIMEQKDNEYFMEMDFSGFLASGFIGGLTDSHSSFNSNPLSCVMRDRKASNGSKSSTNTSLDGKVKSRKTSSVKPTPFNGSSKSINKTKKHDFDNLTAAMSEVKCFIDSPIPINSNNTIPKKSSSNEKKEKKSHGKVSTTSLSSSITENRERTGSQSKSNNTKKQSSKRSSSPTVFDNPNESALQNIMKSQGDYILCAPAAN; encoded by the exons atgcCTGAAGAAGAAGCAACGTGTTCCTCTTTAAGGAAAAAATCAACAGTTACTATTACAGgatattgtaattttaaatgttttatgaaaaaaattgtaacatATGTTGAATTGAGTAATGAAGCTTTAGAGGTATATGAAAGtgaaaaaatgtataaaaaaaagaaaataccAAAGATAATTATTGTATTGTCACATGTTTTTAATGTTTCTGATCATTGGGATCCAAAATTGAAACGATGTATTAATATTACCACTCCTGAtgatgtatttttattaaaattcaaGGATGATGAGATGGATAGTTGGTTGAATGAGTTAAAAGAAGCAATTGTCGCAGCAAGAGCCTGTGAATTTCAAAGACCATTTTTCATAGAACAGTTTTTTg aAGCTGTATGGGAAGGCGTGATAGTTGGAAATccaaaagttaaaaaaaaaatgacaaaataCGACAAAGTTCCAAACATATGTGCAAAAAGTACAGAATTAAATAACCGTGTAATACGGTTATGTTACTATCCTCATTCTGTTATTGTTTGTAATCGTGGTATCACAATACAGACGAATGATTTACCAGAATCTGAATTTCCTCCATTTCCAAAGTCCCAATTTattgaaattgaaaaaatatatttatctaattATGGAAGTCAAGaaaattatgtaattttaCGAATGGGAAGAAGTAGTACATATGGATGTTGTGAAATATGGATTAAAATggaaaataatttagttGCTGAGAATGCTCATAATAAATTGTCATCAATTATTGAAAggcaaaaagaaaaaagaaattttatatttcatgGGCAACCAAATTCGGAAATGGAGAAGAGTTATCAAATGTTAAcgaaaaatgaaaattatgcTCCTGATGAGGAAGCAGAACATCGTGCACGATTTAATAGTTTTGATGGTAATGCTGAGATGTATTCAGCTTATcaaaaattagtaaaaaataagatgCGTGAAGAAGAACAAAATAAATGTGATATTTTACCAAATTCTATTCCTTCTGTTGTTGGAAATGATGAACCAAAGAGGAATGATGAAAATATGAAACAAGGAAATAAATCACCTGATAATGTTGAAAGAAAATCATCaggattaaaaatatttaatcctttatctttaataaaagatcGAACATTTTCAATGAAaggaaaaaattataataa aGATAAATCAATTGATGAAATAcaaaatgataatgaaaataaaaaaaaatatcctTCAAATGATGATTATCAATTTCCACAACCATTTAATACATGGCAAATGCAAATATCacaaatatcaaaaaataatataaaattatttgaagatACTGAAACAGAAGATAGTGGTGgaacattaaaatttgtgGAACAGgaagaaattttatctaataaaagTGGTGAAACAATAAATCCTGATTCAATAGATTTTACCACAAATAATAGtgatatttattgtaaagaTGATTATATTGATATGCATACTACTATCAATAATGAAATGATTGAAGAAGAGGAAGAAGAAGAGGAAAGATTAGAGGAATGTATTTATGATGAAAATTTATCACCAGGTGAATGTTATAATGGTATTCATACAGATTCTTCAATGTCATGTCAAAGTTCAATATGTAGTGTTCTTGGAGTTGATGATGAAGAAATTTTATCACATTCATCATCTATTTCAAGTAAACGACATgcagattttttaaattcaacaAATGAAGATTTAAGAAATTCTCTTGGAAGATGTATACATTATGATGATGAGGGAGAGTATACACCAATGGATTCTAATCCATCATACAATTCACCAACACATCTATCAGTTCCTAATTCATATGATCATCATGATGATCAAAGAAATTTGAATTATGATTCAAGTGATAGTTGTTACTCATCTATACAAGCAACTAATAGTGGTCGAAGTCACGGTACCCGAACAGATTCTTTTTCAACAAATATACATTCAAGAACAAGTACTATGTCAAGTTCAGCAAGTAGTTATGCTACCAAACATATATATCATTCAACATTAAATGGTAGAAAAAATACAATTCATGGAACTAGTGGTTTTACAACAAAAAGTAATCAAGTTAATGCTATTCTTGAAAGTGATATATCTATTAAAGATAATCAAGATATTGAAATTATTTCTGATCCTAGAAAAAGAGCTTTTTCATTAGgatctaaaaatttattagcaTCAAAATGGGGTAACAAAATTAGTCAAATTGGAAGGGAAAATATATCAACAATTACTTCACAAAAttcacaaaaaaatttatctaatgGTGGTTTTGAATGTTTTTCAGGTAAAACATTACTTCCTATTAAAAATTCTCAAAGTTCTGGTGATGTAcaaagtaatattaaaataaattcttcaacaaattctttaaaatcaAATCGATCTGGTAGTATAAATTCAACTACAAGTTCAGTTTCCTCAAAAACAACTGAAATAATGGAACAAAAagataatgaatattttatggAAATGGATTTTAGTGGTTTTCTAGCAAGTGGATTTATTGGTGGTTTAACTGATAGTCACTCATCATTTAATTCAAATCCATTGTCATGTGTTATGAGAGATAGAAAAGCTTCAAATGGTAGTAAAAGTTCAACAAATACAAGTTTAGATGGAAAAGTAAAGTCAAGAAAGACAAGTTCAGTTAAACCAACACCATTTAATGGTTCATCAaaatctataaataaaacaaaaaaacatGACTTTGATAATTTAACAGCTGCTATGAGTGAAGTTAAATGTTTCATTGATTCACCAATACCaattaatagtaataatactATTCCTAAAAAATCATCttcaaatgaaaaaaaagaaaaaaaaagtcatgGTAAAGTATCAACAACCTCTTTATCATCTTCAATTACTGAGAATAGAGAAAGAACAGGTAGTCAAtctaaaagtaataatactaaaaaacAATCTTCTAAACGTTCTTCGTCACCTACTGTTTTTGATAATCCAAATGAATCAGcacttcaaaatattatgaaatcTCAAGGAGACTATATTTTATGTGCTCCAGCTGCTaactaa
- a CDS encoding tRNA selenocysteine 1-associated protein 1 — translation MQNQHMSMQQMRYNIPHHNINDQGIHGNYGHQMQQCIPGQESFLSGFNRAENRTLWMGDISPYWTEDIVKEIFVKIGIKVENIKMMNDISNGKRNGYAFVKFFTPETARNIMLELNGTPMPDIKPPVNFNFSFANSNSSNGYEYNILVSDLPPDFTDAELFKLFGSRYMGCRGAKILRNDDGTSKCMGFIRFSTEEEQTRAFIEFNQTKIGSYTMNLRLPHAGRGTNKHKPMESFQMPSFHRESNSKTNDFDRKRPFRYDKSYGLEDKRYHVAFKHTKGDVIRPLEEHDPKVMNAKMNSLDSFFVEKRLRLRFTQDYFEMIDDGISETDNGEQNGSDSHTEIEDDDKIENTENNVEEIKKESIKEEVPDKE, via the exons ATGCAAAATCAACATATGTCAATGCAACAGATGAGGTATAATATTCCTCatcataatattaatgatcaGGGAATCCATGGAAATTATGGACATCAAATGCAACAATGTATACCTGGTCAAGAAAGTTTTTTAAGTGGTTTTAATAGAGCAGAAAATCGAACATTATGGATGGGAGATATTTCTCCTTATTGGACAGAAGATATTGTGaaagaaatttttgttaaaattggAATTAaagttgaaaatattaaaatgatgaATGATATAAGTAATGGAAag aGAAATGGATATGCCTTTGTAAAGTTTTTCACACCTGAAACTGCAAGAAATATTATGCTTGAATTAAATGGTACACCAATGCCAGATATAAAACCTCcagttaattttaatttttcttttgctAATTCAAATTCAAGTAATGGatatgaatataatattcttGTTAGTGATTTACCACCAGATTTTACAGATGcagaattatttaaattatttggtTCTAGATACATGGGATGCAGGGGAgctaaaatattaagaaatgATGATGGTACTTCTAAATGTATGGGTTTTATTAGGTTTTCTACTGAAGAAGAACAAACAAGAGCTTTTATAGAATTTAATCAAACAAAAATTGGTTCGTATACAATGAATTTACGATTACCACATGCTGGTAGAGGAACCAATAAACATAAACCAATGGAATCATTTCAAATGCCGTCATTTCATCGTGAATCTAATTCAAAAACAAATGATTTTGATAGGAAACGGCCGTTTAGGTATGATAAAAGCTATGGATTAGAGGATAAAAGATATCACGTTGCCTTTAAGCATACTAAAGGTGACGTCATTCGACCATTAGAAGAGCATGATCCAAAAGTTATGAATGCTAAAATGAATTCATTAGATAGTTTCTTCGTTGAAAAGCGACTTAGATTAAGATTTACTCAAGATTATTTTGAGATGATCGATGATGGTATTAGTGAAACTGATAATGGTGAACAAAATGGATCTGATTCACATACTGAGATAGAAGATGACGATAAGATTGAAAACACTGAAAATAATGTTGAAGAGATAAAGAAGGAAAGTATCAAAGAAGAAGTTCCAGATAAAGAATAA
- a CDS encoding BTB/POZ-like domain and Potassium channel tetramerisation-type BTB domain and BTB/POZ fold domain-containing protein → MTCQFDCTKIKYPNDILYLNIGGKYYDTFYGTLATGESLFFHQIFRHSYKNNVILVNEKKIIIDNDGRLFIDRNGELFKYILDYFRTGKINTIPEDYNMLKELYKEAVFYQIYELASHVSYAIKNYPKYEPYDVISYPYLICPCKNCHTEKYVYKAKNGLKNERYDQLSTLKIKNNY, encoded by the exons atgacatGCCAATTTGATTGtacaaaaataaagtatcctaatgatattttgtatttaaatattggtggaaaatattatgataCTTTTTATGGTACTTTAGCAACAGGagaaagtttattttttcatcaaatttttagacattcttacaaaaataatgttattttagttaatgaaaaaaaaattatt attgATAATGATGGTAGATTATTTATAGACCGTAATGGAGaacttttcaaatatattcttGATTATTTTAGAACTGGCAAAATTAATACAATACCAGAAGATTATAATATGTTGAAAGAACTTTATAAAGAGGCagtattttatcaaatttatgaATTGGCATCTCATGTCAGTTAtgctattaaaaattatccaAAATATGAACCATATGACGTTATTTCATATCCATATTTAATATGTCCATGTAAAAATTGTCATACtgaaaaatatgtatataaagcAAAAAATGGATTGAAAAATGAGAGATATGATCAATTAAGTACcttgaaaattaaaaataactattaa
- a CDS encoding Nematode cuticle collagen, N-terminal domain and Collagen triple helix repeat-containing protein, which produces MDDKNSTSRFVGVVAVVVSITALLSSVLYVPNLIWKIQNIHNQIKIDSDEFRILAEEAWNNLQKIKQLSREKRDAYNGGYGDGGIKAFFPDGKSQGVDGFTSSGPQCKCNSRNLCPAGPPGPPGEPGLDGEPGLPGERGAPGLAGIAPPVTLDTNLGCRVCPNGPPGPVGPPGEVGPEGQPGIPGPSGRPGEEGRIGYPGNPGMPGEIGQPGKDGEKGAPGAPGTLGIKGEKGEKGAQGPPGKKGPPGYPGSDGQRGNDGHQGKPGDRGLPGRQGNQGRPGMPGQNGVPGEDAEYCPCPPRSAGVNKAEQGMSYEFRPPSTPTYSTDEGVNRGGYRARI; this is translated from the exons ATGGACGATAAAAATTCAACCAGTCGATTTGTTGGAGTTGTTGCTGTTGTAGTTTCTATTACAGCATTACTTTCCAGTGTTTTATATGTTCCAAATTTAATATGgaaaattcaaaatattcataatCAA attaAAATTGATTCTGATGAATTTAGAATACTTGCTGAAGAAGCATGGAATAatcttcaaaaaataaaacaattatcaAGAGAAAAAAGAGATGCATATAATGGTGGTTATGGAGATGGTGGCATTAAAGCTTTCTTCCCAGATGGAAAAAGTCAAGGTGTTGATGGTTTCACTTCTTCTGGACCACAATGTAAATGTAATTCACGTAATTTATGTCCAGCAGGTCCACCAGGACCACCAGGAGAACCAGGATTAGATGGAGAACCTGGTTTACCAGGAGAAAGAGGTGCTCCAGGTTTAGCTGGAATTGCACCACCTGTTACATTAGATACAAATTTGGGATGTAGAGTATGTCCTAACGGTCCTCCAGGTCCAGTTGGACCACCAGGAGAAGTAGGTCCTGAAGGGCAACCTGGAATTCCTGGTCCATCTGGAAGACCTGGTGAAGAAGGTAGAATAGGATATCCAGGAAATCCAGGTATGCCAGGAGAAATTGGTCAACCTGGTAAAGATGGAGAAAAGGGTGCACCTGGAGCTCCTGGAACTCTTGGAATTAAAGGTGAAAAAGGTGAGAAAGGAGCTCAAGGACCACCAGGAAAGAAAGGACCTCCTGGTTATCCAGGTTCAGATGGACAAAGAGGTAATGATGGTCATCAAGGTAAACCAGGAGATAGAGGATTACCAGGAAGACAAGGAAATCAAGGAAGACCAGGAATGCCAGGCCAAAACGGTGTACCAGGTGAAGATGCTGAATATTGTCCATGTCCACCAAGATCTGCTGGTGTTAATAAAGCAGAACAAGGAATGTCATATGAATTTCGTCCACCATCAACACCAACATATTCAACAGATGAAGGTGTAAATCGTGGTGGTTATCGAGCAAGAATTTAA